The Apium graveolens cultivar Ventura chromosome 10, ASM990537v1, whole genome shotgun sequence nucleotide sequence CATACTCAAGTCCTAAATCAGTTAAGGTTTTCTTAGCTTCATACATACTACCCGGAAGCACATGTTCTTTAGGAAGAAAAGAGCCAACGAATTCAAGAAGATCGGTAAAGGCTTTATCACTAACTCCAAACCTAGCCTTCCAATTATGTAATTTGAGGACTCACTCTAGTTTAGTGCACTCGCTTCCCTCAAAAAGAGGTTGTTCCGCATCAACAACATACCTCTTAATGTTATCAGATTCATTATCCCAATCTTCATCATCATTATATGTTGCTTGACATACATTATATGTTTCTGAAGGGGTGTGGGCTTTTTAGCAGGACAAGTACTACCAACTGATGACTTAGTATTACTAAAAACCCCttctccatgccaaatccaatccAAATATCCTAAACTAAAACCAGATTCATAATGATGACCCATGATTATCTTGACAGTAAATTTTTTGAAGTTAACGCAGCATGAACAAGGGCACGGtattttttttgggtttttagcattttcctcggcAAATATCAAGAAATTTTCGCACCAATCTCATATTGCAAAGAATCCCTATCGGCTTTTATCCAAGACTTGTCCATATAAAACCACCTGGTATATCACTAAAATTTCAGTCTTATAACTTATatgattaatattatttattatattccTACTATTTTTTTGTACCCCtatctaattttaaaataaaacaagtaaaacataTATATCAAACATAAATTAGGATAACAATTGACAAAATTGTTATCAATGTTTTTGTACCACTATCCTAATTTCTAACAGAACAACACTGAAAAACAGAGAGATACAATTAAAATACAATTATCCTATAAGTAATTACATATGTCAAAACAGAGAGATACAATTAAGCacaattaaaattaaacaaatataaaatcaaAACCAAAATTTACAAGCAATAAGATAATTACAGAGCAACATCCACCTAGTATAAATTAGGGTTTCAATTTTAAAAAACCCCAATTTTCAAATCTAGGGTGTCAATTTAAAAAACACATAATTTTCAAATCCAGGGTTTTCAAAATTCTAAATTAATGGTTAACATGCAAGGTAATTCAAGTTTATAAAATGAAAAAGGAGGAGAAATAAACCTAATTTGAGTACAAATGTGAGAGTACAAAGAGTGAGCGCAGTTGCTTTGGTTGAGTAGATTGCAGCAGCGGCGAGAGGTCGGAGAGAGTATGACCGAGACCACGGCAAAACAACGGCGAGACTCCGGTGAgggtttgagagagagagagagagagagagtttgtgTGTTTTAGAGAGAGGTTGAGACGGACGAGAAAGAGAGATGGTGAGGGAGAGAGAGTTTGGGTGGGAGAGAACCGGTGacgggagagggagagagagattgACGAGGGAGGGAGAGTTTGAGAGAGGGAGGGcgtttttagtttttagtttttagtttagATTTTTGTAATTAATTTGTCTGAAGAGAGGGAGAGTGAATTCGTTAAGAGGGGGAAAATTGGCTAAGGGGGGAAAGAAAGGGGGTTTTGCTGCattcatttttttttcaaaatatagACATCGGTTCTAAATAAAGCGATGTCTATTAACAACATAAACATCGCATTTTCGCGGGATGATGTCTACAATAGTGTAGACATCGGTGGCACATTCGACCGATGTCTAACATCTGATCTCTATTCACCTTTTTATTGTAGTGAGTATCGAATGTGGAGTTTGTGGAGAAAATGATGAGTTTGAGATCAATTGAATTTCATGCCCTAAATATTGGACACTCCATCTCATTTGTCTCgtgtaaaaatataaaaaatgttGTGAAAACTTTCACACAGTGTTCAACGATATCATCTCTTGTGAAATTGTATATAAAAAACTATAAGACGTAATAATGTCATAGATGTATATGAGCGTAATTAATATATCTAAATGGGAGTAGGAACATGTTTTGAGACTACACGAAAAACACTCGATATTTTTTGAAAAGGACTAAGTTACACAAAGATGGGCCTAAGTCCATTCTCTTCGTAATCATACTAGATCATGGATGTGATTTATTGAGATATTCGAATATTTTGTTGATACATTACATTAAGGCAGTTGCAACGCTTCTATATGGTGTATTGCTTTTTCAGTGGGTTAGAAAGTCGGTGAATTAGATTAGTTTTAGTTGATGAATTATTATATCGACAATGATGTAACATTTTTTTCAGCACAAATATCTCAAAAACTAACATTATGATACTACAAGTCAACTTATGATCTATTGTATTAGTTTTACTTTATATGTAATATTAAGAAATATAAACATATACCAATGTCACTGCTTGTATTTATTCAATTACAACACAAATACAAGAAAATATATCATTTATTAATTAATGAGTTAAATCAGCAATATTTTGCACACTCGTAATATTTTAGAATATCTACAACAAACTCTTTAAACAAGTTAAGTGAAAAAAATAGAgaatattaataattaattattaatactCCAATATTGGAGTTTAAAGAGACTATTAGATATTCTTTAAAATTTTAAGAGTATATTCTCTCTTCTCTAATGTAAGACTCTACCGCCTACTATTAAGTTATATTTTActataaattaatataaatatcTACTTTCACTCCCTACTTTGTATTGTACTtctttttaataaaaatatattaatattaaattattttttaaagtGTGAATATAAAGATTATTGTTGGATATGAATGCATATTGAGAGTCAATTTTTTATATATTCACTTAATGGACTATTGAAAATGCTCTTACATATAAATCATAAAAATTGATAGAATTATATATTAACTATATTTGagatattatataattttttattaaaaaatataatgtataatataatacataatattatgtattttcaaaaaaataaataatattatgtattatgtattttattttcaaaaaaaattaaatattcagttcactttatttcttaacattTCAGAATCATAAAAACAAAACCGAATATgtataatattatgtattttaattttttctctttataatattatgataactttcaagaaaaatattatattatactatatTATTCATTTATCTAAATATTCATGATATTTTGATTATTTTTGCTAATATAAGTTTATtaaagttttaaaaataattaaatgcaAAATGATCTGCtcataattaaaatattttttaatgaaGTTACCCAAAACAGTtaatcaaatttataatatttagaattaaaatttaatacgcaaaatagataaatatgaagtaaaataaaattttgataaTTTTGGTTCGGAACAAAAACGAACCGTAATTTATGATTCTGTTCGGTTCTAACTCTGTGCTCACCCTCTGCTCTACTTAGAAAAAGAATAAGTatctaaaaaaaatattttcttgttTTTACTACCCATGCTATATATAAATAAAGTTCAtacataaaaagaaatatttctcACAAAAACAAGATTAAGAGTATACGTTATTTAAAGCTCCAAATTCGATTCTCGCTTACTCTCGCGATTTTCTTGTGATCTAGTAGAAAAGATTCTCAATTATAATACATCTAAATTTATTATTCATAAAAGTACCCCATCAACTTATAATAAATATTTGTAGATTGTAAGATGAATTCTTGTTCTTCTTCAAAGAGTCAGACGTCTAAATCATAAATTGAGCCGGCTTCAAGGACCGTTTGAAAAGCGTACATCACTATGGAACGACCAGAGTGCGGCGGCCCGCGGCGTCGACGGCTAGATTTGATCAACCTTGCCTCGCATCATCGATCTTACGTAGAATTTAGAAAACGCATATCAGAATTATTTACAAACATGCACTGGAAAAAATTACAATCACTCACCAATTCATTCGTTTTCAAAAGATAGGAAAAATAAATTACCAACTCATTCTTAAGTTAAACGTCAATAATAAGTATAACAACCGGCAGCTAAATTTGATTCAACGTCAAAATCATAGGACACGAGGCAAAAGTGAATGTCAGGTACATTCACAACTACTGACAGCTCAATGAAATTATTATCCTTTTCATCCTACTCagtttttaatttatttttaaatttatactTCCTACATCCCATCCCATATTATGTATACtcttttaatttttatataatcaAATTGATCACATTTTGACCGATAATTAGGACAAATTTATGTATTATTTTTGTAAATTGAAAAATACATTTTAAAGATGATGAGATATATTAAATATTTCCTAATGATATAAGTTCtgaaatttatttaattatatagtAAGTATAATTTGCGAAACAATTTGATCATTGATTAGTTAAAAGAGGACACATAATATCAGATTGAGGGAGTATTAATCACTAATGACAAGTaaaaaacattattttatattttagAAAAACAGAGAAATTCTGTCAATAATTCTATTAATTTTCACAAATTAAACTCGTAAACGTGGgataaataattttttcgaaATCTGACAAATTTAGTCTACATTTAACTTCTAACGGGACAATAAAGTGTTGATGCAGTGATTGAGTTTTTGTTTCCCACCTAGATGATCATGAGTTCAACTTAAACGTGTGtgattaattatataaaaaaatattattctaaCGTAAATAAGGTAAATCTATCCGTTAGCCTTTTCCAACTCCCCACCAGACTTCGCAGATgcaattaaaatatatttttagtattttaaaaattagaaatcAATCGGCTAGCAAGGACTCCGTCGAATACCTGCCATTAAAAAAGAGTACTCCAAAAATTTACAGGTATTTTAAAATTCAACAGAGTAAaattgattttcaaattttataatattatatatttttatactGGAATATGATTCATACTAACTCCGTCCCGTTAATTTCTCTACGTTTACTATTTACACGCATTTCGAGGTCtctataaaatataatttcataatgtttttttaattattttttttgaataaaagtttaaacataaaatttttatacaaaattttttaaaaaaaatgtaatgGAGTTATATTTTAAATGAAAATTGAAAAACGTGTCAAAAAGTGATGTAAAAAATTAAATGGGACAGTATAATTTAGTGTTAAAATCATCATGGGAGTTAGGGAAGGGACCAGACCTAAAGAGTTAACCTAGTGTTACCTGGTCGGTGCTATTTCAACAAGATAGGAGTCGAGAACTGACTTCGAAATGACTCATAGGTCAATTTTTTCATGGCTTTTCCTTTAAATtacattattataatataaaatttcaagaaaaagaagAGGGTAAATATATAGACGTCGAGCTCAAGAGTTTCACATCCATCATCtcgatcctttttattttcttCGTCGTGTCGATAAGTTCAGAGAAGATAAGCATTAACTTTGCAGGGCCTTTGTCAACTTTTTGATTACTTGTGCCGAGCTTAGAGTTTAGGAAAATGGCAAATCAGATGAACAAGATCATGATTGACTCTTGCATGGTACTGTAGAATGAAGAAACGGTATGTTTTGGGATCTGGTGTAGTTTGGAACGTATGGCTCAGAGAAGAAGTTCCCTGTTGAGAACGCTGTAAATATTATATGCATGTCTTGTAATATACCATGATAGGCAATTGGGAGaaaaaataaatttgttttgGTAAGGTATTAATTATAGGAGTCGAGTGAGAGACATTATGTGTGGAGAGGGGGCTTCCAAAGAAGTGAGTTCACACTTCACACAATCATGCCGACTTTGAAATTATTTATGGTAATATGTGGGGAACTTCTTGCTTAGTGTGATTTTGAATTTTAATTCAGTAATTAAGATTCTTATTGCGCATTAATCCATAATGATAACTCCTGATGGAGAGACTGTTCCTTCGACTCCGTGTCTAAATCCTTCGCCGCCGTTGGGTGTAACTGTCatggggttcctacaaaacagCACCGGAAGGGGGATTtgggtcccgcggcgcctccggtgtgagaataagaactcgcttttggggagGATGAAGATAAATAGGAATGcaaggtggttgtgtgtgtatatgagtgtgagagagtgattagCCCCAAAATCTTTCCTCCTttggctatttatagcccaagggtagggttttggggttggtaccttttaATCATAGTAGTTGTTTctaggagcggaggacacctggctggagtggataCTTTACACATGTCGGGACGGGACTGGTTGGAGAttgttctgaggatcctctgacacgtgccttGATAATTCCCATGATTGATATGTGACAGTTGTCCCTATCATGCGTTTTGGCATGTGCCTCATGTGCTGGGACCTCTCTAGGTTGGGCTTGCGGGACTGGAATAGTTAGGACTAGTGGTGTGCGGGACTGGATCGAGTTAGGAGTCCGGGCCTGGCCCTTGCAGGAGCTATATAGTAAACTGGTTGCTGTCTTCCATTTTCTTCCTGATTAGGGCAGCTCTGACTGCTTGTTCTCCCGCTGATAAGTATAAGTAGAGAGGTCTCATGTTTAagctttagttaggactggtggctgGTGGCTGAGAGAGGTAGGACTTGATCTCCTCAAATGCCTTTTGGCACTCCGGACTCAATTTTACCTCTTTCTTGTTATTTGCTCCCTTGAGTAAATCCAAGAATGGTAAGCACCTCTCTTCTAGCTTTGAGATGAATCTCTTGAGTGCTGCTAgggatcctgctagcttctgcacataTTTTTGGGTCTTGGGAGCCctcatctcctggattgcttttatCTTTTCCGGATTTGCTTCTATTCCTCGGTTGCTGATCATGAACCCTAAGAACATGCCTGCTCCTACTCTGAAGGTATATTTCTCCAGATTTAGTTTAAGTTGGTTCTTCCTCAGGTTGTCAAAACACTCTTTCAAAACTTCTACATGTCCTGCTATAGTTGTTGATTTAGCAATCATATCGTCTACATAGCACTCCAAGTTCCTCCCGATttgggacttgaatatcttgttcatggctctTTGGTAGGTGGATTCTGCACTTGTAAGTCCAAATGGCAACATCACATAAGCAtagactgctctgtgagttatgaatgaTGTCTTAGATATGTCCTTCGGGTTCATCTTAATCTGGTTGTACCCAGAGAaggcatccatgaaacttagcataaTGTGTCCAGATGTGGCATCTATTAACTGATCGATATTGGGTAGAGGGTAtgggtccttcgggcatgcatcattcaaatcaGTGTAGTCCatacacattctccatttgccgTTGGACTTCTTTACCATGACAACATTAGCTAGACATTCCGGGTATTTATTTTTTTGCTGATTCCTGTTTTAAGTAACTTCTCCACTTCTTCGTCTATCGCTTTTTGCCTCTCCAGGGCGAAATTTACACGCTTCTGCTTGACTGGTTTTTTGTTGGGGTTGACATCCAAGTtgtgcattgctatggactcatgtagtccaggcatgtctcttggactccaggcaaaaaCATCTTTGTACTCCCGAAGTAAGGACACTAGTTCTTCTCTGAAGGACTTTTCGAGTCCTGGCCCAACTCTTACCTTTCTATTAGGAGTGCTTTCATCAATTTGAACTTCCTCTATTTCGACCgcggcctcaatttttgcttgATCTTTGGTTAAGACCATTTGATGAACTCGGGCTTCGGAGTTCTTCTTCAAGTAGGAGCTGATTTGCTCTGACTCATTCTTTTTGGTTGCTTGCATGGTAGGACTGGTTTGGTCTAGGACCGCATTCGCGTTGTCgactaccatgacttggttgcttgtCAGTTCTTTCGAACTTGGGATTGTTTCTGGATCCAGACTTGATTCAATGAATTGTACTTCTTTTGTTGTTTCTTCCCATGGTCGGGGTCGGTGCTTCTTGATGTTGTGCTGTTTACGAAGGACTGCGGCCTTCCTTTTGTTATCTTGGTGTGTTTCTGCCATGACTAACACCTGGTTGTAGCATGTTTCAGCAACTCCATAATCTCCCTTTATTTCTCCGACTTCTGTAGGTGTTGGAAACTTGatcttgagatgggagattgaagttattgcttgcatcatAGTTAGAGCTGACCTGCCGATTATCCCGTTGTAGGACGAAGGAGTGTTGATGACATAAAACCTGATGGCATGAGTTACTTGGTTAGTATTCATTCCAAAAATGACAGGTAGGTATAAGGTCCCTTGGATTGGGACAGTCCGAACCCATAGAGTGGGTTCTCTCGGCAATCATTGTTTCGGACGCTCCCTAACTGCATTCGATCCACTGTATGCTTGAAGAGGATATTTACCGAGGAGCCATTGTCTATTagcattcttcttacttcattatcaaagatgtcCAAGGTGACAACTAGAGTTGCAATGTGGTGGGGGTTGACTCCTTCATAGTCCTTACTGCTGAAGAAAATCACCAGATCTGGGAGTGATTGGATTGTAAGCACTTCTTCGCCAAAATCCGAGCTTCGTGGTGTGGAGTGGGAGCCTTCTATGACCACATTAACTATGTTATTTCCTCTCTTTTGCCCATCTCCTCTGTTGTTGTTGTCCCGAACCAAGTATTTGTCCAGGTTTCCTTTCTTTACTTGGTCCATAATGGagtacttgagtgataagcaGTTCTCCGTCTTGTGGCCATGGGTCTCATGATAATCACACTGCCTATTGTAGGGCCTGCTCTCCGGGGGAGTTTGCGTTGGCTTCAGAGGATAGTAAAAAGGCTTGTCTTTTATTTCTTTCAAGATTTCTTCCCGGGCCATGTTGAGAGGGGCCAGTCCGGCTCCTGCTTCATCTCCCGGGACTGCTTCGTGGGTCCTGGATCGCTCTTGGACTTCGGCTTAGGACCGAGCCTCTGAAAAATTGGAGTAGATTGTCTTTCTGGGTTCTGCTGGTTTTGTTTGAACTTcttgtcctgatggtaaccccctttcggtcggtcatcagagtTCTTACTCCTAGATCCCCCATTCCGGGACATCCTCATCGCCTGGAGTACATCAGTCTCCTTTATGAATCTAGCAGCCATGAAGTAAGTTGCTGCCAGACTTTTTGGCTCCTTATTGATCAGTTCTACTGCATCTTTCATTGTGCTCCGGATCTAAGTTTCTCCTGAAGATGCTCAGAGCTTCGTGCTCGTCCAAGTTCGAGACCttgttgattgcttcctggaaccggCATATATAGGCTGAGAGGGACTCATTGTCATGCTGCCGGATGGTTTTCAGGTGACACATATGCCTTTCATGTGTCTTTTTTGCTCGGAACCTCCTCAGGAATGCCGCGCAAAACTCCTTCCAATTGTGGATGCTTTAGGAGGGGATCCTACTAAACCAtctctgggcccctcccttaagGGTTGATGCGAAGAATCGGGACTTGTCAAATCATTGTAGTAGTATATTTGCGCAATCTGTTCAAAGTAATTCAAATGCTCTTCTAGGTCTCCCAGACCATCAAAAGAATCAAAATTGTAGTGCTTCAGGTCCCGCTGTAGGGGAATAGTCTCCAAGGAGTGGCTGAAAGGAGTTAAAGTTTCCCCAATTTCTACTCCCGAGTCTCTGTCCATTTTTCTTTGTAATTCATAGATCATATCATTTATATCTTACTGCTTCTCCTCCTCTTCGTCATCAGAATTCAGCTCCGGAGTAGGATCCCTCCGGGTTCTCTTGGTCCTGGACTTGGCCAATAGCTTTTCTTCTTCCAACCGCATCCTTCTTTGGATTTTGAGCCcgagctttgcttcttcttcttttctgaTTTGCTCCCTCATCTCTTCTAACCTTTTTTGCTTGGCCGCTTCTGCTTTTTTCTTATTTCCTGGGACCTTTCTGTTCTTCTTTCCCCTAGCTCCAATTCGGTCAAAGATAACTCATCACTTGTGAGGTTGGCAATATGTTCTTTAGCCACCGGGACATTAGTGTATTTGTATTGGTTTAGCTCAATAAGACTCCTGGAGTCCCGAGTGTTGACAACCCTCTCCATAATTGGAGTGTGTTgcaatggttgctcctggaatATTTCTTGGTTGGCTCCCAGGTCATGAGCCTGGGAGTAGTCCAGCTTCTGGACCTGAGTACTAGCAGAGGGTCTTCCAGAAGTATGTTAAATTGGTCTTGCCATTGTTTCAAAAGTACCAACAACACCTAACAAAAATTTTCTACTAAAAATATTgatctaaggttgctttttgAAAATTGCAAAAACTATCTAGAACAAGAACAAACAGTTTTCTGGGACTAGTTCATACAACCTTCTGGAACTGGTTAATTATATAGTAAAATGAGTGCAGCTGGGTTCTAGGACACAAATGCAATATGCAAACTAAAGCAAAATCGGGGTTCTAGAACAATCAAAACCAACAATAGCACACACAAACATGTCTTAAATCAACGAAAcagggctcacacaaacgtggcctaaaataacgagcacacacaaacgtggcttaaataaaGAACATTCATATTTATGAGAGGGTTTGGTTGCTTGGATTCTTACAAGTTAAAGAAATGGATTATTTCAAGAGcttgctgatgaaggtgaatccagaGGCACCGAGATCCAAGGATGTTGAGCCCTCCTtttagcgccaaatgataactcctggtggcggggctgctccttcgacgccgtgcCTGGATCCTTCACCGCCATGGGGTGTAGCTGTCGTGcggttcctacaaaacaacaccggaagggggttTGGGTCTCGCGgtgcctccggtgtgagagtaagaactcgcttttggggaagatgaagatagataggaATGCAAGGTGGCtatgtgtgtatatgagtgtgagagtgtgattaaccccaaaacctttcctccttgggctatttatagcccaagggtagggttttggggttggtaccttttaATCGTAGTCGTTGGTTctaggagcggaggacacctggctggagtAGATGTTTTACACGTGTCGGGACGGGACTGGTTGGGGAATGTTCagaggatcctctgacacgtgccttGATTATTCACATGATTGATGTGTGACCGTTGTCCCTATCATGCGTTTTGGCATATGCCTCACGTGCTGGGACCTCTCAAGGTTGGGCTTGCGGGATTGGGACAGTTAGGATTAGTGGTGTACGGGACTGGATCGAGTTAGGAATCCAGGCCTGGCCCTTGCAGGAGCTACATGTACTATCAGATAAATTATACATTAATTATATGCATGATTTAAGTTTCTGAACACAGTCGATTAGTTATAGGCCGAATAAGGCCCAATGAATAAAGGTCCGTCGATCTTTAGGACCATTGGGTCGAAAGCCCACATACCTTTCAATCAGCCGCTCGAAAATACAGAATCAAAACAACTACCTCCATTTCTCTCCTCCAACGTTCGTCCGCATTCTTCGCATAACGGACGAACATTAACTGCAGGTCTGAGTATAAGTACCCCAAGGAAAGTAAGAAACATGACATTTTTCATAACTCTCTACACACAAAACTCTTTCTACTTTCTTATCATCTCAAACTTACTTTTACATCCAGATTACTGATTCTCACACTGGAGGTGAATCGGGATACTATCTCTCGCATTGTTTTCCCTTATAGGTCTAAGCCAAAGATTGTTCTTGGACGATTGAAGGACATTTTTACATCGCCAGAAATCTGAGCGTAACACAACCCAACACCATAAATTAGTATTACGTTAGACTGTCTCAGACCCAACATGTGACATATAAAATTAACACTGAACGGTAAGATTAAATTGGTGACCCTCCCCAACCGGTACCATACTAGTCTGTCTCAGACTCGGTCATACCGGAAACCCTTTAACCTATAGTGTGGGAAACTTTTCCACGTCTCTAGAAATCGAACCTTAAATGCTTTGTCAATAACCAGCTGTGACAACCCTggtcaaatcccgagcctttttcaaAAATCGGGTCAATTCCCGATTCCGAGTCCGAAATAAGCCGAAGCCTCCTGTACCGGGTGCAGCCAACTTTGGTAACAACTAGCCCACCACAAGCCTCCAAAcgatcatgatttgttggtgcatatagtagtagtactttgcctaataaactgaacagaagtctTAAATCTTTTCGATGTGGGACTgaggtgttacaaactcccccacttaTACTCCTTACGTCCTCGTTAGACCCGGACAGACAACCCATAGGGCCAAGATCGTACCTCTCTAGCCAATATGAGATAATACCGGTTGGCTTCGTGTCCCCACATCCGGACCTCTTGCCATTGTGGAATAATACCACCGGCTTTCGTGTCCGCACCTCCGGCAACTTGACGAATCAAGCTTTTGAGAGTCGGCTCTGATACCGGATGTGAAAACCCGAGTCAAATTCCGAGTCTTTTTCGAAaaccgggtcaagtcccgattccGAGTCTGAAATAAGCCGAAAACTACTGTCCCGggtgcagccaacttgggtaacGACTCGCCCACCACAAGCCCCAAAGATCATAATTTTTTGGTGTACATAGTAGTAGTATTTTgtcttataaactgaacagaaaTCCTAAATATTCTCGAtatgggactggggtgttacaaactcccccatttAAACTCATTTTCTCGACATGGGACTGGGTATTACACCAGCCCTCTCATCAACTCCCTTACACGTTTGGAGGCAGTGTTCATTGTCGTCTTCAGTTTTGTTTTATATCGACAATTACAAGTCAAGTTAATTACCTCATGCATGAATGAATTTTGCAACAGGTGACACCACAGCCGGTGATGGTGGGTGAGATTATACACACAGCACAGTACTGATATTTAGTGTAGGCTGTAGCATTGTTCACCTGGTACTTTGTCAATAAATTGTTTTATACAGAGCTGTTAGGCTTACGAATATTGAAACTTCAGGTTACTAATATTTGGTTTGATCTAATCCCTCCGTCCCTTTTTACATTTCCTATATTCACTTCAGACACTATCCACTTAATATTGATtattaatttacgtctaatctataagatAGAA carries:
- the LOC141690623 gene encoding uncharacterized protein LOC141690623; amino-acid sequence: MDQVKKGNLDKYLVRDNNNRGDGQKRGNNIVNVVIEGSHSTPRSSDFGEEVLTIQSLPDLVIFFSSKDYEGVNPHHIATLVVTLDIFDNEVRRMLIDNGSSVNILFKHTVDRMQLGSVRNNDCRENPLYGFYVINTPSSYNGIIGRSALTMMQAITSISHLKIKFPTPTEVGEIKGDYGVAETCYNQVLVMAETHQDNKRKAAVLRKQHNIKKHRPRPWEETTKEVQFIESSLDPETIPSSKELTSNQVMVVDNANAVLDQTSPTMQATKKNESEQISSYLKKNSEARVHQMVLTKDQAKIEAAVEIEEVQIDESTPNRKDPYPLPNIDQLIDATSGHIMLSFMDAFSGYNQIKMNPKDISKTSFITHRAVYAYVMLPFGLTSAESTYQRAMNKIFKSQIGRNLECYVDDMIAKSTTIAGHVEVLKECFDNLRKNQLKLNLEKYTFRVGAGMFLGFMISNRGIEANPEKIKAIQEMRAPKTQKYVQKLAGSLAALKRFISKLEERCLPFLDLLKGANNKKEVKLSPECQKAFEEIKSYLSQPPATSPN